In the Streptomyces sp. NBC_01237 genome, GACGGTGGCTTTGTGCCGGTTCATGGGGCCTCATCTCGTAGGGGCGAGCGATGGGTCGAGCTGCTGGGCGGGGTGTCTGTCGCGGGATCCCGTGGAGGGTGGGGAGGGCGACGTCCTCGTATCCGTCCTTCCGAGCGGGAGCTTGTGGGTGTTCGGGAGGGCACCGGCCGCGAGCGGCGTGCTCCCGTGCCCCGGACACCGCCGGGCCCGGCCGACCGAGCGATCGCGCCCGTCGCCTCCCCGCGGCTGCGGTCAGGAGAGAACGGGCGCGATCACCTGCGCACGGATACGAGCCACCCGATGCCCGGAGCGGGCGGCGCACCGTTCGCACCGGGCGCCGTCCGGGCCCCGCCAAGTCGCGGTTCGGCAGGGCCGGATGGCGCGGCACCGTGTCAGCTCACGTTCACGTCCACACAGGCATAGAAGGCGTTGGCCGTGTCGGCGATGTTCCACACGGCCAGCACCTTCTGCTTGCCGGTCAGGCTGCCGAAGTTCACCTGGTGGGTGACGGTCTCACCGGGCCGGGCGCCACCGTCGTTGAACTCCGCGATCTTCCGGCCACCCGCGTAGTACTGCCAGGTGCTGGTGGCGTGCCGTGCTGTCAGCCGCCAGTTGAAGCTGGTCGTCCGGCTGACCGGAGTGACCTTCCAGCCCTTGCCGTCGTTGTTGAGCTCGGCGAAGGCGGCGTTCCCTCCGCTGCAACTGGTCAGCCCCTTGGGGCCCTCGACACTCTGCGGCTCGTACTTGATGGAACCGCAGGAGACCACACCGGAGGCGCACTGGGCCTGCCGGCTGGGAGGCGAGGATATGTAGCCGTGCGCGCTCGCGCTGCCGGCAGGCAGGCTCACGGCCAGGAGCGGGGCGATCCCCGCGCCGATGGCGACGGCCAGCATCTTCTTGCTCTTCATGACAACTCCTCCGTGGGGGTCCGTGCCCGCCCGCTCGAAGCAGACAGGCATGCGCATGTCAAGCAGCAACTCCATGGCGACGGGCCGCCATGAGTGGCGACGGAAGCGTACCCTTCTTGGTCTAGACCAAGCTAGTGCGCGGGCGCGACCACTGTGTCCGGCTGCCGGCGGGTCAAGCGGGAGCGGGCTGTCCCGGCGGTGCACCGAGCCGGCACCGGCCGCGCGGAGGAGGTCGTACTGTCCCCGGGCGCAGGAACCCGGCGGGGGCGCCGCTGACTTCCCGCTTCACGGCGGAGCGACCGTCACCGGCCATCAGCCCCTGAAGGTGAGCCAGGGCCGAACTCGTGAACATGACCAAGGATCTCCCGCCCCACGCGGTTCGGCTTGCCCGCGGCGGCTGCGATGAAGAAGCCTGCGGCAATGACTGTTCACGCTGTACCTGGTAGAGCTGACAAGTCGGACGAAAAGAGTCTGGACCGGTTGACCGCCCTGTCCGACGGAATCTTCGCCATCTCCATGACGCTGCTGGTCCTCGACATTCATGTCACCGCCGGACTGGACGCGGCGGATTTCCGCCGCATGGCGCACGATCTGCTGCCCAAGATCGGCGCCTACGCCCTGAGTTTCGGCATCCTCGCCGGTATCTGGCGCGACCACCGCCGGATCCTGCAACTGACGCGCCGGACGGACGGGCTGTGCATGCGGTTCACGCTCGCCGGCCTCGGAGTAATCGCGCTGGTCCCCTTCCCCACCACCATGTTGTCCGAGTACGCCTCGCAACCTCTGGCGGTCGCTCTGTACGCGACCACCATGGTCATCATCAACCTGTTGCAACTGGCCGCTCTGATCGCCTCCGGGTATCGTCCCCACCTCCACGGTCCCGCCTCCGGCC is a window encoding:
- a CDS encoding lytic polysaccharide monooxygenase auxiliary activity family 9 protein, yielding MKSKKMLAVAIGAGIAPLLAVSLPAGSASAHGYISSPPSRQAQCASGVVSCGSIKYEPQSVEGPKGLTSCSGGNAAFAELNNDGKGWKVTPVSRTTSFNWRLTARHATSTWQYYAGGRKIAEFNDGGARPGETVTHQVNFGSLTGKQKVLAVWNIADTANAFYACVDVNVS
- a CDS encoding TMEM175 family protein, translated to MTALSDGIFAISMTLLVLDIHVTAGLDAADFRRMAHDLLPKIGAYALSFGILAGIWRDHRRILQLTRRTDGLCMRFTLAGLGVIALVPFPTTMLSEYASQPLAVALYATTMVIINLLQLAALIASGYRPHLHGPASGPSGPYGFDLVTDLSTTALVFAATVPIAYVSTTAAIWTWLALIPIRMVLARRGRRRSRRNTADSPRP